The DNA region TAAGCATGGGAGATAGCGCAAGAAAGACCCGCTGCTGTTGGCGAACAGACACGCTACCTAGAATCTCTCCAATGGCAGAGATAAGCGCTCCATGCGCAACGTTACGTAGCTGTGGTTGATTAAGCGCAATTGCTACCAGAGACTGAAATTTGGCGCTACCTCCTCCATCAATTTCTCCCTCACTACCACAGAAGAAACGGCGCTCCGTATTGAATGTTGCCAAGAGATCTTGCAGCGAGAGCTGCGAGGCGTGGTGGCACTGCTCTCTCACATTGATAAATAGGGCAGGAAGCAACTCTAGCTGGCCACCCTCGACTATAACCTTATCGATCGCCCCCCGGAGCAGATTAACGTCATTACTCATTAGTTGATGAGCGCCTAGAGCTATAATCTCTCTAACGATAGCCTCGCTAGGTATTTTGCGCTCATGACAGCTCTGAGTAACGTTAGCAGCTAACTCTGCTAACTGATCGATCTGAAAAGAGCTCTCTAGCGGATTATCGGGCAAGACAAGTGATAGATCCCATGAAGGAACCTCGCCTACCAGAGCCCGATTGGGCTCTGGTAATTTAAACTCTCGGCTCTGTTCCAAGTTGTTCCAGGTTAGCTGCCCCTATGGACAGTAGCGTAACACTTTATAGATTTCAGCCCAGTAGTTTTTAGGGTTCCTCACCGATAGGTGTGGGTACATTAGATGGAAAACCCCTGCGCGGGAACGTGAACCGCTTCCCGTTACCTGCTCCCGCTCCGATACCGACTAACCATTGAAAACCAGCTTTGACAGCATGGCCGCCAAATGGAGGTTGCGGCGCGGCGCAACTGGTTGACAATATCGCTATTTCTATTCGGGAGGAGGCGAATAACAATAATAACCTATTCAGTAATTCTACCGCCTTTTGATAGACTTCGAGATTTTCATGACAAAATATATCTTCTATTAATCGGTTCTTTTCGAAATAAGTTTCCGCTACCGGTGCGGGAGCAGGTAACGGGAAGCGGTTCACGTTCCAGCGCAGGGATTCAGCATCCATTATCTTACATTATTCGACCGGCTTTTCCTCCAACTGCCGCGCATAGTTATGCCATCATCCAGTAGCCTCCCACCCACGCTTATTGGTGAGGAACCGTTTTTAGTACTACCATAGATCGCTATTCTTGCTTATCTTAGTCTCTATATGCGCAGCATACTTATTATTATCGGGATCATACTTATCCTTATCGGTGGACGCGACGCCTTTAAGCTCTATAGCTTTATAAATAAAGCCGAGTCCGTAGAGGCATTGGTGATGGTAATAGAAGAGCTACGTGGCTCACCCAAGCCCCGACAACGAACACCGCTACACGTTGAGTACAGATTAAAGAACGGCTCTCAATACCGATCGATCACCCACCTCCCACTTCTACAGAGGATAGAGCAGGGTGATACCATTAAGCTGTGGGTAGACCCCCTCAATCCACAGGACGTACGACTGCCACTACTCTCTGAGCACCTAGCGCGACCGCTAACGCTGATAGTGATAGGGCTTGTGCTAATGATAGGAGCAGGCTTCTACTCCTCGAAATCACCACCATCATCACCCATATCATCCAAAGCTCCGGCGGAGTCCTCCTCTACGTGAGGCACGATAGCCTGCAGGGTTTTGGTGTCATCTAGATCGTCTTCATCATCACCATCGTCGTTATCAACGTGTAGCTGAGCTGTTGCGGCAGCACTCGATGGTGGAACAAGTGGGATCTCGATTATATTGGGGTTAATAGGTGGCACCGCTAGATCCAGATGCTTGGCTGACTGGTTAACGGCGGTCTCGGCAAACACAGGAGCGCACTCCACCAGCACCATTGCAAGTCCGAGTACTATATATGTGTATGTCGCTTTCATGCAGTTTCCTTATTTATTACCCACTATAAATACGCCTATTGCCTCATCTTTGCTCGCTCTCGGGGTTAGATCAAGGGCTTACCTTAACCTTAATATTGTGCAGCTAATCGCGCCAGACTAGACTAAAGATCTATAATTTTGGAGAGGGTCACCATGAACCATATAAAGCTTATATCCCTTGTCGTACTTAGCCTGCTGAGCGCCTGTACGGGGGCTCAATACCACCGTGACGCAGTCTCTGCCGACAGAAAATCCGCCATCACCGTCGGACAGGTGCAACGTGAGGTGCGGGTCGGTATGTCGGGAGCTGATGTGGCAGGGGTGCTAGGCTCACCTAACGTAGTTACATCAGACGAGGATCGACGCGAGACCTGGATCTACGACAAGATCTCAACGGAGCGGGCCTACTCTAGCGATTCTGGTGGAATCTCGAGCCTTATCCTTGGGGGAGCGGAGGTCGGAGCTGGATTAGTTGGCGCGGGTCTTGGCTCATCGTACGCAGCGAACAGCGGCGCTTCCGCCACAACGCAAAAAACCCTAACTGTTATAATTAAGTTTGATCATAACAAGCGGGTCAGGGACTTCGCCTATCACTCATCACAGTTCTAGAAATAGTTATGCGTTTACCGTTTCTATTGCTAGCTACTATCGCCAGCACCGTACTCCCTGCTCTATCAGGGTGCTCGTACCATATTCCGAAGGAGGCCCTGACGCTACAACCTGAGGCGGCCTCGCTACGTCGCCTTCAGACCCGCCGCTTCGATACCTCAGACGAATCGGAGCTGCTGCAAGCCTCACTCTCGGTGCTTCAAGATCTCGGTTTTGAGCTCGATGAATCTGAGGCCAAGCTTGGGCTCCTTGTGGCATCAAAGAATAGGAACGCTACGGACGCCGTGCAGATTACCAACAAGATTATAGTCGGTGTTTTTGTGGGCACCAATATCCCTGTAGACGTTACACAACGTATCAGGATCTCTCTAGTAACTCGCGCCATGAGCCCAAGGGAGTCCACCGTTCGCATCACCTTTCAGCGTATGGTGTGGAACGACTTGGGCCAGATCTCACGGATTGAGAGCTTAGAGGACCCTGCACTCTACCAGGAGTTTTTTTCAAAGCTCTCTAAATCACTTTTTCTTGAGGCTCACAACATCTAATGAAAAACCTAATGTGCGCTACCTTCGTTCTCACCCTCTGTAGCGGCTGTGTGCCGATGAACTCCGGCATATTAGATTCGGAGCAATCTCAGGTTCAGCTTCGCCAGATCCAGTCACGTGGATTTGATACGCAGGATCGTGAAAAAACTCTGCGCGCCGTTATTGCAACTTTGCAGGACCTAAGTTTCGTTGTTGATAAGGCCGACCTTGAACTCGGAACCGTCAGCGCAACTAAGCTTGATGGCTACTCAATGCGCATGACCGTTTCGGTGCGGCAGCGTGGCAATCGCGAGATAATCGTGCGGGCTAACGCCCAGTTTAATGACCGTCCGGTGCTCGATCCACAGCCGTATCAGAGCTTCTTCGTGGCGCTCGAGCGCTCGATATTTCTAAGCTCTCACTCGGTCGACTAACGCATACCCTACTCAATTACGAAGGTCTCCTTCGGGCTGTACTTACTCTTAATAGCGGTTCCGCTCGATGTTTCTCCCGTTACGCGATAACGTACGGTATAGCTGCCAGGGGAGAGCTTGCGTGCTGTAATCTGGTTGCGAGTTGTATTTCTAATGATCCTAGTTTTGGGTCTCGCTAAGCGGATCTCTACGTTGTATTTCACACTCGTAGCGAAGGTGCCAACGCTTAATGATCCTATATTAGCATCCGAGAACTCCTGCAACGTGAAGGTTGCCTTTCTCGAGGTAATCGCGATATCTGGTGGAGCGCCTAGAATAACGCCGCTAGTAAGTGGGGGTGGTGGCACATCAATATCAGCTCGATAGATCGGTGTATTAGTGCCCCCAGCCCCAATACTATTTAAGTTAAAGGCCCGCGAGGTAAACGATGTCCTGACCGCAAGCGAATTAAATCCAGCTCCACCGATTGAGACCTGGGCACTTGTATCGTCACCAGCCACTCCGCCTGAGGTAACGCTAGTACGAAAAACCTCTCCAGTGATCACGTTCTTTATGTAACTCTGCGCAAAGTTGCCGGTCGGACCCTGGGCAAGGTTCGTACCGGTATCAGAGAACGCCACATAAAATCCGTTCGGTGATATCCTGGCGCTTGTTGCTCTACCGTTACTGAGAGCTCCGTTAATAGATGTGTTGATAACTGTCGGAACTTTATTCATGCTGTTACTAATAGTGGCAACGGCATTAGTTGTACTACCGCCCAGATTAGAAGCCTGGGTTAGAAAGGTGCGAATATCACCCCGAAACGATAGGCTTGGCAGAGATGAATCACCATTACCAAGGGTCCCATCTGCAGCCCTACTAAGAACAAAGGTTTGCTCATTCCCCATGCTGTTCAGAAAAACCTGCTTGAACCCTCCGGAAAAATCTTCATCCCGTACCAAATTTGTAGCTGCACTGGAAAACGCTAAGTAGCTACCGTTTCCACTTAATACAAGATCAAAGCAATCCGCATCGGGCCGAATCCTAGGTGTCCTAATATCTTCAACAACGGCGAGACCGTCACGTTGTATCTTTACGCTAGCACCAAACGGAACCATCAATGGTATTAACCCTCCTACAACATCAGCTGAGAGAGCGATATTTGTAGCTTGCGAAAGAAAGCCTATCATAAACTTGGGAGGATTTGATGGAACAACCGTTACCGAGGGGAATCTACTCTCACCGTTACCGCCAAGCAAAGGAACTGGGTTTCTGGAGGCATCTAATGCGCGCGAAATAAGGATAGTTTCGCCGCTAGGCTCTAACCTCATATATATCTGCGTAGGGTTTAGACTCCCGCTCGGTGGTGGTGGTTGGTATCCGCTAACTATATCTCGTGCGTTGGATGCAAATACGATCGCATACCCACCATCTGGAAGTATGGGGCTAATAGCCGGATCCTTCGAATCGCCACTAGGAAAGCCTCCTGAGCTGCCCCTGCTTACCAGGGAAATAACGCCCTTAACGCTCTTAAAAATATCAGCAAGTTGGTTATTGTCATCTGCAACTAGGTTGCTTGCCTCGGAGCTAAATACGATTATATCACCGTTCGGTGCGATGGCCGAATTCTGACTTGCCCCGCTAGGTGCCTGCCCATCTATCGTAGTAGAAACGATCTGCGCCCCTGTCGTCGTAAGCTGCGCCTCTGCTGTTTGAACTACACAATAGAGCACAACGAGCGCACTAAAAATTATCTTCATAGCGTTACCTCCCACTTTTAAAGCTTATCGGTAGAATACAACGAGTTACTTAACCTCAAAATCCAACTCTCCAGCCCAGCCTTGTGGAAGATTAACCGATCGAAGCTCTTCTGACTCACCTTTGTACAACGATAGTGTTTTAGCCAGACGTCCATCCTGCAGCGCTATCTTGGCAAACAGCTCACAGCATTCGGGAAATTTTGCAGCGCTGAATAAAGCCAGCGCCCCATTCCAGTCAGCAATAACCCCCGGCTCAAGTGGGGGGTCGAAGACAGTAAAGAGCCGAACTGGCTCCGTCCTACCCTTTACCCTAACGGTAGCGATCGGCACGGCCCCCGCAAAGCCACCAGCATCCTTTATAGTTGCATCGGTCAAAAGGATACTCGTGCCGAAGTACTTATTAAGTCCCTCGACACGGGATGCTAGATTAACAGAGTCCCCGATCGCTGTGTAATCAAAGCGCTTTTGCGAGCCTAGATTTCCGACCAGCATCGGCCCAGTGTGAATACCGATACGGGTCAAGAGAGCTGGGAAGCGTTGTGTGGCGTTAAACTTCGCTAGCTCCTTCTGGATTGAGATGGCGGCTTTAATCGCTAGCTCTGCATGGTTAGGGAGCTTTATCGGAGCTCCCCAGATCGCAAAGATCGCATCCCCAATAAACTTAAGCAGCGTACCCTGATTCTTAAATACAACCTCGACCACCTCGGTGAAGTAGGCGTTGAGCATCTCCGATGTCTTTTCGGCGGGCATGCCCTCACTTATGGTTGTAAAGTCAGCGATATCGGTAAAGAGCGCCGTAATCCATAACTTCTCCCCTCCTAGCTTAAGCGCTCCCCCCTCAGATTGAAGCTTCGGAACCATATCTGGCGAAACGTAAAGCGAAAAGGCGGAGCGCAGGCTCTCTGCTGATCTACGCGCAGAGAGGTAGGAATAAAGAGCGCTACAGAGCAGGATAACAGGGAGTTCAATCAGCACTATCGGTGCACCGGCAAGGAAGAATCCAGACTGGATAGCAATAAAAGCTGCTACGCTCCAGAGCACTATTAGCCCCCCAACCATTGAGCCAAACACAACAGGCGAGACCGATAATGATAAAAAGGTAGCGCCTACTGCCAGTAGCGCCCCTAGGAGCCGCTCTACTATCGGAGGGGGTCTTTGTATCCACGAGCCATTTATAAGGTTGGCAGCTATCGTGGCATGCACCTCAAGGCCAAAGACTAGCGGGGGGCCGTAGGGTGAGACGTAGCTATCCTTCTGAGAGCCGCCGGTATCGGAGCGCATTAAGAGCCCAACGAAAACCACTGAATCCTTAAAGATCTCCTTAGAGAGATCGGCGTCCGCGCTCAACAGCTCCCAATAGGAAAATATAGACAACGTTCGACCCGGGCCGTAGTAACGGATCAGATCGTAGGGCCCCGGAAGCCCCACTGCATTAGAGTTAAATAGTCCAGCTCCGGCGTAGGCAAGGAAGGGGAACTTACGCTCCTGGTCTGAGCGTGCTAGGGGAAAGCTTCTGATAACTCCCTGGCGCTCCCGTAGCCCGATCAGAGCCTCCTTGGCTGCCTTTCGAAAGGGCTCAAACGGCTGCTCAAGATCCTCTATCATATATCCGCCACCCTGCTTCTGGATGTAGCGCATACTCGCTTCAACACCGATTACGGAGGGTAGTAGAGCCAATGCCTCCGCTAGCTCCTGATCGCTTTGTGGATCTGCCCCTGGGCCAACAAAGAGCACGTCGAACACTACCCTCTTGGCACCAAGCTCATGTAGTTTATGTAGCAATTTAGCGTGCAACCCACGCGGCCACGGTGGGCCGTATGGAACGTTTAGCTCCCGATAGCTGGCCTCATCGATAGCGATGACTACGACCCCTGGTGGTGGGGCATCTGCTCCCCGTATCTGAAGCCAAAGATCCGAGACCCGATATTCTATGTCATCGACCAGGGTCGTAACGGACGCAACGAGCATCGTGACGATACCAACGGAGATGGCGATAACAGAACGGATCCAAAACTTCATGCCTATAGTTTTAACACCACTCGTGCTGGCTGGCGACCGTATTTGTGCAGGCTAGATCGTATCTTGGTAGAGCTTGCCCTTCGGGCTATCCTAGTGGCGTTCGATAATTTGCCCACTAGTCGAGGTCTAAAAAGTGAACCGTATTATACTAGCTGCTATAATCATCTGCGCCGTTACTGTAACGCCCCAAGGGGCTGTCGCTCAAGAATCGGTCGCTAAGGTGTTCTCCCTGCAGGGCAGTGCAACGATTGTGCGAAACGGGGCGCTACTGCCTGTTAGTGAGGGGTTTGCAATCATATCGGGAGATGAGGTTCGGGTTGGCGAACCAGGGCGTATCGCCATGGAGCTAACGGACGGCTCCTACGTTCGGCTTCCTTCGGGTAGCATGATGAGGTTCCCTGAGAAGGGGGACTCCCTTAATCTTCTCGAAGGAGCGTTGCAATTCTTTAGTCACTCCGAGCACCATCCGGAGGTGATTACCGAGCACGTTACTGCGGCTATTAGGGGAACTGAGTTCTCTGTAACGACCGACAAAAATCAAACCGCTATCTCGATGGTCTCTGGCTCCCTTGACGGTGTTAGCCCTATGGGTCGAGCAGCACTCGCTGCGGGGCAGGGGGCGCGTTTTGCCCGTAATAAGCCACCAGAGCTGTTTACCATAATATCATCACAGCATTCCGTTCAGTGGAGCCTCTTCGTGCCGTTCCTGCCTAGCACAGAACCGGGAGCTCTCCCGGAGCCTGGCCAAAAGGTTGTCAAAAGCAAAGATCCCTGCGCCCCAGATAATGTGCAAAGGGGCCGCATGTTGGTTTCAAGTGGAGATCCAGAGGGCGGCGCTGCGTTACTAGAGTCTTGCGTAGCGAGCTATTCTAGCACCCCTGCACACGCCCTTGCGACTGCGAGCCTAGCCCTTGTGCGGCTAGCACAGGGCGATAAAAACGCTGCTGAGGGGCTTTCCAGCCGAGCTATTCTAGCAACCCCTGATTCGGCTACGGCGAGGCTAGCGCGTTCCTTCGTTCTTCAGGAGCGTGGAGATCTAGAGGGTGCCCTAGCTCTTATAAAAGGGGGTGCTACGCTCAACGACGATAACCTTCGTGCGCGTGAGGCCGAGCTGCAATTTATGTTCGGCAACGTAAGTGCTGCGAAGCAGCTCCTTGAAGGCATACCTGATCGCTCCTGGTACGCCGAGGCCATCTACGGCTTCGTATTACTGGGTGATAGATCGTTTGATCAGGCCGAACGGGCCTTTAAGAGGGCTATTCAAGCCGAGCCTGGGGCTGCTCTACCTCACGCTGGTCTCGGTATAGTTTCATTCAATAAAGGAGAGCTCGCGGAAGCTCGCAAAGATTTTGAGCGTGCTACGGTATTAGAGCCAGCACGCGCCATGTACCGCAGCTACCTTGCAAAAGACTACTTTGAGGATAATAACTACTCAGCGGCTAATCCGGAGTATGAGCGCGCAATTCAACTAGATCCAAACGATCCGACCCCCTATCTTTACCGCAGCTTTATGCGCGTGGCAGAGAATAATCTGATCGGTGCCCTTGATGATCTAGGTAAAGTACGAGAGCTTTCAGACAAGCGGGACGTTTATCGCTCCAGCTTTTTACTCGACCAGGATAGCGCCGTACAGGCCGCCTCTATCGGGCGGGTTTATCAACAGTTAGGTTTTAAGGAGAGGGGGCGTGTAGAGGCCGTAACTGCTCTCACCGATAACTATCAGAACGCGAGTGCGCATCGACTTCTCTCCGAGACGCAGGAGGACCTCTTTGCTGCTGACACGATCCTATCAGAGCGACGCATGGCGAACCTCTTTGCGCCGCTCAGTATCAACGTAGTCGACTCGATCGGCACCGGGGTATCTCTCAATGAATATTCGCAACTTCTTGAGCGGGACGGCTGGAGAACCGCCGTTAACTCATTCTATGATTCGCAGAACGACACCATGAAGAGCGGAGTGTTGAGCGCCTACAAGAATGAAAATATGGTCCTAGGGCTAAGCGCTGACGGTGTTGGCCGAAACGGCATCACCGAGGACCCGCGTGCCTCTGCCGGCAATATCGGCTTTTCGCTACAGAGCCAACCTAGTTGGAGCGAGCGTTTCTTACTGGAGGGGCGCGGGATTATAACGAACGAGTCGGACTCCTTTGAGAGTCGCAATGCTCTGAACGGTCACCTGAGTGCTGCGTGGCTGCACCGCTTCTCGGCAACGACAACTGCTATACTTAATTCGACCTACGATCGGGAGCGAGCTCAGCGCCATCTTCCGATTAATCCGAGCAATCCAGAGGCGCAGGATAACTATTTAGTTACAACGATCTTCGACAACATCTCTGAAACCACCAATGAGCTGCTGCAATCGGATAAGCGCGACAATCGTTACGAAACAAACGTTGTGAACGAGGCGCAGCTCATCTCTGATCACGGAGATGTTTCTTCTATACTGACCTATCGAAATACGGCGACCGATATCGATGCCTACGATCAAACAAGCACACAGCTTGAGTTTGCCGATGGCACTAGCCTTGATATCCCCCTTGAGAGTGCGGGGCCGGTCAACTTAAATGGTAATTCGGTCTCGTATCTGGGCGATCTTACTATTCAGGATGGCCTTCACCTTAATTTCGGCGGCGAGTTTGAGTCGATAGAGTTTGCACAGGACCCGCGCCTTCCTCCATATATACCTAACTCCCTTAGCCAGTCTTTATGGAGCCCCAAGGCAGGTATCGTATACAAGCCGGACCAAACCCTGATCTTCAGAACCGGTTACGGCGAGTCGCTCGGTAAGGGCACCAACACAGACCTCACCAGTATCGAGCCGACATTAATCGGCGGCATTACGCAGCGCTACAACGACCTTCCCGGCACAAAGGCGCAAACGTTCGGTGTTGGGCTAGATCTTCATCCCCGTAAGAGCACCTTCTACGGGGCAGAATGGACTAAACGGTGGCTCGATCTCTTACAGCAGGATACGGAGTACGATATTACTATAGACTTTGATACCTCCGTTATTACGAGGGGGGTTTCGGCTGGCGATCCTTACTCTACTACTAGTGGGCAGGATTTTGTGTCGGCCTATATCTACGAGGTTCTTAGTGAGCATCTAGTAGCCGGGCTCGATTACCGCTTTGCGATGCAGGATATTGCGGGGGACGATAGGTATACGACCAACGATCACCGTGGTAAGGCCTTCTCACGCTACTTTTTCACGCACGGGGTATTCCTGCAGGGCTCCTCGACATACCGCTACCAGCGCGAGAATAGCTACGACCAGGGGGGCTCGAATAGCGATAACGCGATGTTATTCGGGGCCGGTATCGGGTATAGGCTTCCAACCAGGGGCGGTATTTTACTGCTAGATGTGCAGAACATCTTTGGGGAGAATATAGATATTAATCAGGCTTCATACTTTAATGAGCCTGTATTTAGCGAACCAACCGTAGCGTTAACGGCTAATTTCAACTTCTAACAATCTGTACCTGCCTGACAAAGGATAGCATGGCGATCGATCTCGATATCCCTACCGGGAGTAGTGTGCTTGTGACCGGAGCTTCTGGGTATACCGGACAGGTGTTGACCCGTAAGCTTGTAGCGCTCGGTTTTCGGGTGCGCGCCGTTGCGCGTACTAACTCAAACCTTAAGCCGCTAGAGGATCTACCGATTGAGTGGATACGGGGTGAGGTCTACGATCCTCAGGTCACCGAGCAAGCGGTAGCGGGCGTTGAGTACCTCTTTCACGTCGCTGCGGCTTACAGAGAGGCTAAGATCTCGGATGAAACCTACTACAAGGTGCACGTAGAGAGCACGAAGCTCTTGGCGCAGGCTCTTAATGGCTCGCCAAACTTTAAAAGGTTCGTGCACGTTTCAACTGTTGGGGTGCATGGTCATATCGAGGAGCCTCCGGCGGATGAATCGTATCGTTTCGATCCTGGCGATATCTATCAACGCACCAAAGCTGAAGGGGAGCTCTGGATAGCGGAGTATGCGCGCAGTACCGGATTGCCTATAACTATAGTTCGACCGGCTGCGATCTACGGCCCAGGTGACAGACGGCTTCTAAAGCTCTTTAAACTCGCAGGCAAGCCGATATTCCCACTCTTTGGCGCGAAACAGGGGTTCTATCACCTGATTCATGTAGAGGATCTGACGGATATCTTTATTACTGCGGCGCTGCATCCAGAAGCCCTTGGCCAAGCCTTTATCGCCGGTAATCCGAGTCCTACTCGACTAGAAGATATAGTGCGTACGATAGCATCGGAGCTTAATAATAAGCGCCTCTGCTTTCTTAGGCTACCAGCCTGGCCCCTTTTTCTAGCAGCCGATCTATGCGAGGCGCTCTGCAAGCCGTTTGGAATCGAGCCCCCGCTTTATCGTCGTCGTGTTGCCTTTTTTACCAAGGACCGAGCCTTCGACACCTCTAAGCTTCAGAAGCGCCTCGGCTATCGCTACACCGTTGATGTTGAAGCGGGGCTACGAAATACCTCGCGGTGGTACCGTGAGCAGGGCTGGTTATAGCTCGCAACACCCCGTTCTTTAAGCTACTTATACTAAAGGCATCCTTTTTCCTCCTAAAGATCTCCTATAGGTATCCGATATAAGGAGAGTTGGTATATAGGGAGGAGATTAATGCCCATTTCATTTTTCCTAAGTGTGGCTCTATTTGGCGCCCTTATCGGCGCAACCATAATGTGGCTTGTGATGCGCATGAAGCAAGTGGCGCAGGAGGCCTGCCTTACCGAGCGTCTTGCGCAACAGGAGCTGCGCTACCAGGAGCAGCTAGCGATATTTCAGGACGCCGAGGACAAACTAAGCGATTCCTTTAAAGCGCTCTCCGCCGAGGCTCTTAAAACCAACTCAGAGCAGTTCACAAGACAGTTTGGGGATACGGCGCGTGCGCTTTTAGAGCAGCTTGGTGGCTCCTCTAAGGCGCAGGTCGACACGGGCCATAAACTACTCGAGACGATCGGCAGATCTATCGCTGACAAGATTATTGAAGTCGATAGAAGTGTTAAGGAGATCCACAAAAACAGGATCTCAACCGATGCCCAGCTGCAGAAGCAACTAGAGAGCATCAGCAGCACTAGCGAGCGGGTTGGAAGCGAGACCGCAAAGCTCCATAATATACTGACTAACTCAAGGGTGCAGGGGGTCTGGGGACAGAACGAGCTGCGCAGCGTAGTTGAGAACGCCGGCATGCTGGAGCACTCTGATTTTTTTGAGCAAGAAACGGTCAGTGGCCTTGATGGTCAATACCGTCCAGATCTACGGGTCAGGCTTCCAAATGGCTTTAACGTTATTATAGACGCCAAGGCCCCGATGCAAGCCTACTACGATGCTGCAACGGCCACCGATGCGCAGCTTCGTAAGAGCAAGCTCAAGGAGCACGCTGCGGCTGTTAAGGCTCACATTAGGGAGATGGCGCGCAGGAACTATCCTGCGATAGCGGCCTTTGCGCCCGCCCTGGAGTACACCGTTATCTTTCTTCCGAGTGAGAGTCTTTTCTTTGGGGCGTTAGAGGGCGGCGATGACCTGCTACGCTTTGCAGAGCAACATAAGGTGGTAATTACAACCCCACTAAGCTTAATGGCCTTTCTGCGCGCGGTTGCCTGTGGCTGGACCCAGGTTGCGGTACAGGAGAACGCCCAGGAGATTCAACGGCTCGGCCAGGAGCTACATAAGCGCATAGGGCGCTTTATGGCGGGCTTTGCTAGGGTCGGAAGGGGGTTGGATACGGTCGTTAAAAGTTATAACGACACGGTCGGTATGCGCCGCAACCTAGACAGCTCCTTAAATCGATTTCAGGAGCTCGGTGCTGGGGATGGAAGCCTACTAGAGGCGGGCGCGGATATCCCAAGCGATGTGCGCATCTTTGAAGTGGAAGAGGAGTCCTTACGCGAGCTCCTCGGCCCCTAATAGTATAGCGCCAACTCAGCAGCTCTACAGCTTTCGCTACGGCAACTTACGCACAATATCCTCAAGATCCGTCAGATCTAGATATTCACGGAGATTCTTATAGTGCACTTTGCGCGCAGTTAGATCGAGCCCCATATCCTCATAGTGCAGGAGCGTCCTTTTA from Pseudomonadota bacterium includes:
- a CDS encoding adenylate/guanylate cyclase domain-containing protein; protein product: MKFWIRSVIAISVGIVTMLVASVTTLVDDIEYRVSDLWLQIRGADAPPPGVVVIAIDEASYRELNVPYGPPWPRGLHAKLLHKLHELGAKRVVFDVLFVGPGADPQSDQELAEALALLPSVIGVEASMRYIQKQGGGYMIEDLEQPFEPFRKAAKEALIGLRERQGVIRSFPLARSDQERKFPFLAYAGAGLFNSNAVGLPGPYDLIRYYGPGRTLSIFSYWELLSADADLSKEIFKDSVVFVGLLMRSDTGGSQKDSYVSPYGPPLVFGLEVHATIAANLINGSWIQRPPPIVERLLGALLAVGATFLSLSVSPVVFGSMVGGLIVLWSVAAFIAIQSGFFLAGAPIVLIELPVILLCSALYSYLSARRSAESLRSAFSLYVSPDMVPKLQSEGGALKLGGEKLWITALFTDIADFTTISEGMPAEKTSEMLNAYFTEVVEVVFKNQGTLLKFIGDAIFAIWGAPIKLPNHAELAIKAAISIQKELAKFNATQRFPALLTRIGIHTGPMLVGNLGSQKRFDYTAIGDSVNLASRVEGLNKYFGTSILLTDATIKDAGGFAGAVPIATVRVKGRTEPVRLFTVFDPPLEPGVIADWNGALALFSAAKFPECCELFAKIALQDGRLAKTLSLYKGESEELRSVNLPQGWAGELDFEVK
- a CDS encoding tetratricopeptide repeat protein; the protein is MNRIILAAIIICAVTVTPQGAVAQESVAKVFSLQGSATIVRNGALLPVSEGFAIISGDEVRVGEPGRIAMELTDGSYVRLPSGSMMRFPEKGDSLNLLEGALQFFSHSEHHPEVITEHVTAAIRGTEFSVTTDKNQTAISMVSGSLDGVSPMGRAALAAGQGARFARNKPPELFTIISSQHSVQWSLFVPFLPSTEPGALPEPGQKVVKSKDPCAPDNVQRGRMLVSSGDPEGGAALLESCVASYSSTPAHALATASLALVRLAQGDKNAAEGLSSRAILATPDSATARLARSFVLQERGDLEGALALIKGGATLNDDNLRAREAELQFMFGNVSAAKQLLEGIPDRSWYAEAIYGFVLLGDRSFDQAERAFKRAIQAEPGAALPHAGLGIVSFNKGELAEARKDFERATVLEPARAMYRSYLAKDYFEDNNYSAANPEYERAIQLDPNDPTPYLYRSFMRVAENNLIGALDDLGKVRELSDKRDVYRSSFLLDQDSAVQAASIGRVYQQLGFKERGRVEAVTALTDNYQNASAHRLLSETQEDLFAADTILSERRMANLFAPLSINVVDSIGTGVSLNEYSQLLERDGWRTAVNSFYDSQNDTMKSGVLSAYKNENMVLGLSADGVGRNGITEDPRASAGNIGFSLQSQPSWSERFLLEGRGIITNESDSFESRNALNGHLSAAWLHRFSATTTAILNSTYDRERAQRHLPINPSNPEAQDNYLVTTIFDNISETTNELLQSDKRDNRYETNVVNEAQLISDHGDVSSILTYRNTATDIDAYDQTSTQLEFADGTSLDIPLESAGPVNLNGNSVSYLGDLTIQDGLHLNFGGEFESIEFAQDPRLPPYIPNSLSQSLWSPKAGIVYKPDQTLIFRTGYGESLGKGTNTDLTSIEPTLIGGITQRYNDLPGTKAQTFGVGLDLHPRKSTFYGAEWTKRWLDLLQQDTEYDITIDFDTSVITRGVSAGDPYSTTSGQDFVSAYIYEVLSEHLVAGLDYRFAMQDIAGDDRYTTNDHRGKAFSRYFFTHGVFLQGSSTYRYQRENSYDQGGSNSDNAMLFGAGIGYRLPTRGGILLLDVQNIFGENIDINQASYFNEPVFSEPTVALTANFNF
- a CDS encoding NAD-dependent epimerase/dehydratase family protein, with protein sequence MAIDLDIPTGSSVLVTGASGYTGQVLTRKLVALGFRVRAVARTNSNLKPLEDLPIEWIRGEVYDPQVTEQAVAGVEYLFHVAAAYREAKISDETYYKVHVESTKLLAQALNGSPNFKRFVHVSTVGVHGHIEEPPADESYRFDPGDIYQRTKAEGELWIAEYARSTGLPITIVRPAAIYGPGDRRLLKLFKLAGKPIFPLFGAKQGFYHLIHVEDLTDIFITAALHPEALGQAFIAGNPSPTRLEDIVRTIASELNNKRLCFLRLPAWPLFLAADLCEALCKPFGIEPPLYRRRVAFFTKDRAFDTSKLQKRLGYRYTVDVEAGLRNTSRWYREQGWL
- a CDS encoding DUF3592 domain-containing protein — translated: MRSILIIIGIILILIGGRDAFKLYSFINKAESVEALVMVIEELRGSPKPRQRTPLHVEYRLKNGSQYRSITHLPLLQRIEQGDTIKLWVDPLNPQDVRLPLLSEHLARPLTLIVIGLVLMIGAGFYSSKSPPSSPISSKAPAESSST